The Collimonas fungivorans Ter331 genome has a segment encoding these proteins:
- a CDS encoding peptidylprolyl isomerase produces MAVLLTTNHGTIKIELEAEKAPKSVENFLAYVNAGHYNGTIFHRVIPGFMVQGGGFEPGMKQKPTNDPVENEAKNGLKNKPYTLAMARTSAPHSASAQFFINVKDNSFLDYPGQDGWGYCVFGKVVEGQDIVDKIEGVKTGRSGMFADVPTDDVVIEKAEVV; encoded by the coding sequence ATGGCAGTCCTCCTCACTACCAACCACGGCACGATCAAGATCGAACTCGAAGCTGAAAAAGCGCCAAAGAGCGTGGAAAACTTCCTGGCCTATGTCAATGCCGGCCACTACAACGGCACGATTTTCCACCGCGTGATCCCTGGCTTCATGGTGCAAGGCGGCGGTTTTGAGCCTGGCATGAAACAAAAGCCGACCAACGATCCAGTCGAAAACGAAGCCAAGAACGGCCTCAAGAACAAGCCTTACACACTGGCGATGGCCCGTACTTCGGCGCCGCATTCGGCTTCCGCGCAGTTTTTCATCAACGTCAAGGACAACAGTTTCCTCGACTACCCAGGCCAGGACGGCTGGGGTTATTGCGTCTTCGGCAAAGTCGTTGAAGGCCAGGACATCGTCGACAAGATCGAAGGCGTGAAAACCGGCCGTTCCGGCATGTTTGCCGATGTGCCGACAGATGATGTCGTCATCGAAAAAGCTGAAGTCGTTTAA
- the cysE gene encoding serine O-acetyltransferase, whose amino-acid sequence MFSRIREDIANIMARDPAARTQWEVLTCYPGLHAIILHRWAHHCWHNGFKWPGRFISQVARTFTGIEIHPGATIGRRVFIDHGFGVVIGETAEVGDDCTIYQGVTLGGTSLNKGAKRHPTLARGAIIGAGAKVLGGFTVGEGAKIGSNAVVVKEVPPGATAVGNPARIVLKENVSGKDEAAARMFAAYGVTPNGDDPLSKALHGLIDNAAAQEHQIERIIALLKKSGIACEGLPELEKFDPDQLNKLVE is encoded by the coding sequence ATGTTCAGCCGCATTCGTGAAGACATTGCCAACATCATGGCGCGCGATCCCGCCGCCCGCACCCAGTGGGAAGTGCTGACTTGTTATCCCGGCCTGCACGCCATCATCCTGCATCGCTGGGCGCATCATTGCTGGCACAACGGCTTCAAATGGCCGGGGCGTTTCATTTCGCAGGTTGCCCGCACCTTTACCGGAATCGAGATCCATCCCGGCGCCACCATAGGCCGGCGGGTATTCATCGACCACGGTTTTGGCGTGGTGATCGGCGAAACCGCTGAAGTCGGCGACGACTGCACGATCTACCAGGGCGTCACCCTCGGCGGTACTTCGCTGAACAAGGGCGCCAAGCGCCATCCGACGCTGGCGCGCGGCGCCATCATCGGCGCCGGCGCCAAAGTGCTGGGCGGCTTTACAGTGGGCGAGGGCGCCAAGATCGGCTCCAACGCGGTGGTGGTCAAGGAAGTGCCGCCGGGAGCGACTGCGGTGGGCAATCCTGCGCGCATCGTCCTCAAGGAAAACGTCAGCGGCAAGGACGAGGCCGCGGCCCGCATGTTTGCCGCCTACGGCGTTACCCCCAATGGCGACGATCCCTTGTCCAAGGCCTTGCATGGCTTGATCGACAATGCCGCCGCGCAGGAACATCAGATAGAACGCATCATCGCCTTGCTGAAGAAATCCGGCATCGCCTGCGAGGGCTTGCCCGAGCTAGAGAAATTTGACCCGGACCAGCTGAACAAGCTGGTCGAATAA
- a CDS encoding YceH family protein — protein MNQEVSSTPAGDEAAAGSGSADAFLDQFEIRVLAVLAEKEALTPDNYPLSLNTLTNGCNQLSSRDPVMAIAESTVLDILQRLMQRKLVVEVNQAGARVAKYEHRMRVKWLLEQDKLAVLTTLMLRGIQTAGELRSRSGRLHEFASVGEVETALQFLVDKYPSLVARLAKAPGTKESRYAHLLAGEEILEQQAIADAMSGSASVVKSGSQDRIAQLEEEVAGLRRQVDDLSAQFAEFKRQFD, from the coding sequence ATGAATCAAGAAGTGAGCAGCACCCCGGCCGGCGATGAAGCGGCGGCCGGTTCCGGCAGCGCCGACGCATTTCTGGACCAGTTTGAAATCCGCGTGCTGGCGGTCCTCGCCGAAAAAGAAGCGCTGACGCCGGATAACTATCCGCTGTCCCTGAATACCCTGACCAACGGCTGCAACCAGCTCTCCAGCCGCGATCCGGTGATGGCTATCGCCGAATCGACTGTACTGGACATCCTGCAGCGGCTGATGCAGCGCAAGCTGGTGGTTGAAGTCAACCAGGCCGGCGCCCGGGTTGCCAAGTACGAACACCGGATGCGCGTCAAATGGCTGCTGGAGCAAGACAAGCTGGCGGTATTGACGACCTTGATGCTGCGCGGGATCCAGACCGCGGGCGAATTGCGCAGCCGCAGCGGCAGGCTGCATGAATTTGCTTCGGTGGGCGAAGTCGAAACGGCTTTGCAGTTCCTGGTCGATAAATATCCGTCGCTGGTAGCGCGCCTGGCGAAAGCGCCCGGCACCAAGGAGTCGCGTTATGCGCATCTGCTGGCGGGAGAGGAAATACTGGAGCAGCAGGCGATCGCGGATGCGATGTCGGGCAGCGCATCGGTGGTGAAAAGCGGCAGCCAGGACCGGATCGCCCAGCTTGAAGAAGAAGTTGCCGGCTTGCGGCGGCAAGTGGATGATTTATCGGCGCAGTTTGCCGAGTTCAAGCGGCAGTTTGATTAA
- a CDS encoding UDP-2,3-diacylglucosamine diphosphatase — protein MTASVSNQSGAPVALFISDLHLQAAHPRTTQVFLDFLQEQAKRAQQLYLLGDLFEYWAGDDDLETPYNREIAEAIRQVSDSGVQVFWIAGNRDFLVGDGFAQAAGLTMLPDPSVITVGGQRLAIAHGDAQCTDDLAYMEFRAQVRQPQWQAQFLALPLAQRKAIIAGVRKESQEEQRHKTMEIMDVNPAAIDALFDSTATATLIHGHTHRPARHLSGAGETARTRYVLPDWEYDVKAQRGGWIAIDADGVIRRFGHDGQQLAD, from the coding sequence ATGACAGCCTCAGTCTCGAACCAGTCCGGCGCACCAGTTGCGCTATTCATCTCCGACCTGCATTTGCAGGCAGCGCACCCGCGCACCACCCAGGTCTTCCTGGACTTCCTGCAGGAACAGGCAAAGCGGGCGCAACAACTGTATCTGCTGGGAGACTTGTTCGAGTACTGGGCTGGCGACGATGACCTGGAAACGCCGTACAATCGTGAAATTGCCGAAGCGATCCGGCAAGTCAGCGATAGCGGTGTGCAGGTTTTCTGGATCGCCGGCAATCGCGATTTCCTGGTTGGCGACGGCTTTGCGCAAGCAGCCGGCCTGACCATGCTGCCCGACCCGTCGGTGATCACGGTGGGCGGGCAGCGCCTGGCGATCGCCCATGGCGATGCGCAATGCACCGACGACCTGGCCTACATGGAATTTCGCGCGCAAGTGCGGCAACCGCAATGGCAGGCGCAATTCCTTGCGCTGCCGCTGGCGCAGCGCAAGGCGATCATCGCCGGCGTACGCAAGGAAAGCCAGGAAGAACAGCGCCACAAGACAATGGAAATCATGGATGTCAATCCGGCAGCGATCGATGCCCTGTTCGACAGCACCGCAACCGCCACCCTGATCCACGGCCACACGCATCGGCCCGCGCGCCACCTCTCAGGCGCCGGCGAGACTGCCCGCACCCGCTACGTATTGCCGGACTGGGAGTATGACGTCAAGGCGCAGCGAGGCGGCTGGATTGCGATTGATGCGGACGGCGTGATCCGGCGTTTTGGCCATGACGGCCAGCAACTGGCCGATTAA
- a CDS encoding DMT family transporter gives MKFKQKILNEGASTKRSESTSLKQGATLMTAAALLTPIPDAMAKILGENYGIPVVMIAFARCVLQMLSALPLLLASGGWSALRVQNLRLNLLRGMLLAAASIVFFVALKAMPLADAIAIFFIQPMIVTILAVVFLKEKPDLRRIAAVFAGFGGTLLVIQPNLVILGPVATLPLICAILFAIYLVLGRHLSKSDSSLVMHLYAGLGGTLSLGVILAIGSLGNIMEFHMIASIDSSAWTLLVVMGLFASLIHLMYIQAYRLAPAGLLAPLSYIEIASAIGLGFLLFADFPDTLKGLGIAVIIGSGLMLGWTDRSISQQNSVTRSITCYRKE, from the coding sequence ATGAAATTCAAACAAAAAATATTGAATGAAGGTGCTTCGACCAAGCGGTCTGAATCCACGTCATTGAAGCAGGGTGCAACGTTGATGACTGCGGCCGCGCTATTGACGCCGATTCCAGATGCCATGGCAAAAATCCTGGGGGAGAACTATGGCATCCCAGTGGTTATGATTGCATTCGCACGCTGCGTACTGCAGATGTTATCTGCACTTCCGCTCCTCCTGGCCTCCGGAGGCTGGTCCGCTCTACGCGTTCAAAACCTTCGGCTCAACCTGTTACGGGGTATGCTGTTAGCAGCCGCAAGTATTGTTTTTTTTGTGGCGCTGAAAGCTATGCCACTGGCAGATGCTATCGCCATATTTTTTATACAACCCATGATCGTAACCATTCTCGCCGTTGTATTTCTCAAGGAGAAACCTGATCTTCGGCGCATCGCGGCGGTCTTTGCCGGATTCGGCGGGACGCTGTTAGTGATCCAGCCGAATTTAGTCATACTCGGCCCGGTGGCAACACTCCCGCTCATTTGTGCAATCCTATTTGCAATCTATCTCGTGCTCGGTCGCCATCTCTCAAAGTCGGATTCTTCCCTCGTCATGCATTTATATGCCGGTCTTGGCGGTACACTTTCTCTCGGGGTGATACTCGCCATTGGCTCCTTGGGGAACATCATGGAATTTCATATGATCGCGTCAATTGACTCTTCCGCTTGGACGCTTCTCGTAGTGATGGGACTCTTCGCAAGCCTAATCCACCTCATGTATATCCAAGCGTATCGTTTGGCGCCGGCAGGACTTCTAGCACCATTGAGTTATATTGAAATCGCATCAGCAATAGGACTTGGCTTTCTGCTGTTCGCGGACTTTCCGGATACATTAAAAGGATTGGGAATAGCAGTCATTATTGGATCTGGTCTCATGCTCGGATGGACGGATCGATCGATTTCCCAACAAAATTCGGTCACCCGTAGCATCACGTGCTACCGCAAGGAGTAG
- a CDS encoding peptidylprolyl isomerase — translation MPASLSLSRRAFTLALTSALTAACLLGNPSIASAADKPHVLLKTNMGDIVIELNPEKAPKTVKNFLGYVNSGHYNGTIFHRVIENFMIQGGGMTKDMVEKPAPNKVENEAKNGLKNVPYSVAMARTADPQSAGAQFFINTTNNEFLNYPGRDGWGYAVFGQVIKGMDVVDKIKKVKTAYQDVPTTPVIIQSATVTK, via the coding sequence ATGCCAGCATCTCTTAGCCTGTCCCGCCGCGCGTTCACCCTGGCATTGACCTCTGCACTGACGGCTGCCTGTTTGCTGGGCAACCCTTCGATTGCCAGCGCTGCCGACAAGCCCCATGTCCTGCTGAAAACCAATATGGGCGACATCGTCATCGAGCTGAATCCGGAAAAAGCGCCGAAGACAGTCAAGAATTTCCTGGGCTATGTAAACAGCGGCCACTATAACGGCACCATCTTCCACCGTGTCATCGAGAATTTCATGATCCAGGGCGGCGGCATGACCAAGGACATGGTAGAGAAGCCGGCGCCGAACAAGGTGGAGAATGAAGCCAAGAACGGCCTCAAGAACGTGCCTTACAGCGTCGCCATGGCGCGCACCGCGGACCCGCAATCGGCCGGCGCGCAATTCTTCATCAATACCACCAACAACGAATTCCTCAACTATCCTGGCCGCGACGGCTGGGGCTACGCGGTGTTCGGCCAGGTCATCAAGGGCATGGACGTGGTCGACAAGATCAAGAAAGTAAAGACCGCCTACCAGGACGTGCCGACCACCCCGGTTATCATCCAATCGGCTACAGTAACCAAGTAA